ATAGCATGAAGCAGCGGGCTTCCCCCAAAGATCCCTCAGGAGAGCTAGGAAGGGTAGCCATTCTGCCAAGAACAATCCAtgaggaagtgggggggggggggggggggggacaggacttGGTACACACACTCAAGAACAGACATCAGGAAGAGCTCCGGTCCAAGAAATAGCAGCTCACAAAAGGCCTGAGGCTTTTACATTAGGCAATCATTATTTTTCTTCTCACCAATAACCTTAACAGAAATGGCTTCCCATTGAAAGGGTTCTCTTGCAAATGACAGGGAAAAGCAGAGGAATTGGAAGAGGagttagagagagagaaaaagcggTGGGAGCAGGCTCTGATCCTGCTGATCTATCCCTGCTCTCTGCCACTCCTCAACCAAAGGATTGTTGTATGCAGAAACCCTAAGAGAACACAAGCACTTGGGCTACCAGAGGAAGCCAAAAGTCAAACCTTGGGAAAATATGTATCAACACATGCTGTACTAGAAGCAGCCAGggatgagattaaaaaaaaaaaaaaaaaaaaagcaaatcaccaaaaaaatctttcaaaaaaagATGAATTTATTGACCACAAAAGTTTTAAAGAGTTATAAGCCTGACACAGTCATGTTTCGCCCTCCTAAAAGGCTACATCAGAggctttgatataccacccagtggtgaagtgacctggattggccaattgTGGAAATAGGGTGctgcgcttgatggacctttgatctgtcccagtatggcaatacttatgtacttatggtatttGGGGATAATCATTGAATCATCTTTCATTTGAATGCCAAGTATCCCAAGTTGTAAAAAGAGGCTATGGTTGGGTATACCAACTTCGGTCCATTAGTAGATTTTACTTCTTTGCACACTCTCATGCACGCTTTCATCATTTtgcatttagattactgtaaacACTGTTTATGCAGGTATTGCtcaaaaataagaacataagatagccatactggtttagaccaatggtccatctagcccagtttcctgtttccaacagtggccaatccagtcacaagtacctggcagaaacccaaatagtagcaagattctatgctaccaatcccagggcaagcactggctccgacgtgtctgtctcaatagcagaatatagatttttttttcctccaggaatgtgtccaaaccttttcaaaaccAAGATATGCtacccgctgttaccacatcctccagtaactagttccagagcttaagaattctttgagtaaaaaaaaatgtttccacctgttttaaaagtatttatatgCAACTttttgagagtaaaaaaaaaatcagttcacttctacttgttctacaccactcaggattttgtagacctcaatcatatctgccttcagccatctcttttccaaactgaagagccctaacctctttagccttgcctcataTGAGTTCCATCCTCATCATTTTGCTAGATCTTTTTGAGATATAGCATCTTCAGCAGCTCCAAACTTTGCAAAATTCTGCTGCTTGTATTCTAATGAAAGCCAAGCAATTTGATCAGGTTACTCCTCTTTCTTGtatttacactggctccctctgttCTACTGATCTAGGTTTAAAATCCTTGTCCTTGCCCATAAGGCCCTCCCTGCTGGCTATCCTCCGTTATTGTCCCTTGCTGCCCATCCCCCAAACAGGCCCACTATGAATCCACTATGCATCCGCTGCATTCTTCTTTCTCACCCTCAGTCTTTGGAACAACCTCCCACTGTACATCAGATCCGAGCTTTCTCTAAGTTCAAGTTGCTCCTGAAAAGCTATTTCTTTACATTTGCATTCAATTTGCCCTTGGAGTGATAATTTTCTAGCTGTATGGTCTGTGTGAATGGGTTCTTCCCTATTTTAATGGAGCTCTTTTCATTTTTCTTGACTCAAATATTgctttatgtaaaccgctttgaataaaCAAATGTCACTGCATTTCCCTGCTGTCTACAGCAAAcctctgttacaggtgagtaaccacTTTCTCCAGTGACAGTAGAGGAAAATGCAGCCATCGGCACTGGTGATGGTCACAGCATAGACCACCGTGATCAGACTCATCTTCTCAATAGATGGGAAAGACAAGTAAATCTAAAATCTGATTCGTAAAGCCCTTGTGCACCTTGAAAGAGGTTCGCTAGGTCAAATTCCATTTTCAGAAAGTAAAGAACAAAAAGTTAATAATAATCATTGTTTTTCATGGGGCAGGGACTTAGAAGAAAATACAACggaaaaatatttaaaggcaAAGTTCAAAAACACATCTGAGAGCGCCCAAACATGTTTGTACAAAAGCATGGATGAACTTAAAACTGAGGGTACTTGCAAGATagcaaatataggggcccttttaccaaacagcagtaaaaagtggtcttagtgcaTCTTTATATGGGCCATTCCtgcgcgctaaggccatttttactgatgGGGGTGATACTTTGATTCTTAacaatggccatacactaatttcctcattagcatgaccattagcgcatgagccccatCACCATCCATTATGTAGGTAAGGGTTCACGCACTAAGCATGCGCTAATCAGTGCACGGCAATGTAGCAGCATCAATTAACGCAGAACACTCCCATTCTTCCACCTAGACTCGCCCCCAGagctaaataaaaacaaatgttatttttagcatgtgggtagtgcacgctgatcccaaaattaccatgggatgcctgtgTACCCTACGGAAAGACATTTTTTTGCTACAGTAAACACGTTagttcttactgcagctttgtaaaagggcctcaaaatcagaaaaaaagacTTCTATTTTTCTGAGCTCTGTAGGAGTTACCCCTTCAGTGCTGTCAGATGGCATCTCCCATTGTGTAATGGATACATCCTGCTTAGTAATGTTTTCCTGTATtgagtgtaggagtagcctagtggttagacagTGGACTGAGACCAGGGAAGCCAGGCTTCAGATCCCacaccagctccttgtgacctcagtCATGTCATTTAGTCCTCCACTGCCACAGATACAAACTTATAGTATAAGCCCTTTGAGACCAAGGAAATAACTtcttgtacctaaatgtaacttgtCTTGAACTACTGCAGAAAAGGTTacagcaaaatacaaataaacataCATCTACAGCAAAAATATCAAATACTAAAAAGATAATACACCCTCCTCTTCTCTCATCCCGTCTTTTATTGACCATCTCATATTAGTAAAaagagttgcttacctgtaatgggaATTTTCTATAAATAGAAGGGTAGTACAGCCATACTGATCGTAATCCAAACCTAGCAGCCATGTGGATTTTCACAAGCTTGTTACCTTTTAAAACCTTGTGGAccacaataagtatgtttccaacgaaattaattcactatacaccatcttgggtttgaagaagccaaccagacgatcaatgtggaataatgattcagataaataataactggggataatcaggttaataccacgttttctttgtttactgtttaattgatctccttgtcttggtTCCTCGAGGTCTGCAacacagtcaagttttcaggatttgtTTTATAATGAATATATAGGagttctatttgcatacaatggaggcagagcacgcaaatagatctcatgcatattaattggtaAAATCCTGAATACCTAACTAGGTTGTGGACCTCGACGACAGACATTGAGCGCCCTTGCCATAGAGGTTTACAGCTGCCAGGATTAATGGCAAAACCTTAATGTGGTTTATTAAACAGGGACCTAAATGCCAACTTCTCTATGGTCTATGGATGTCATCAATAACCTCTATAAGTAAGTACCCAAGAGTCTTCACTGGGTTCTTGTAGTTCTCTGTGCAAAAGCAAGTGAAACATATAGCTTCTAATGGTAGTAAATGTTATTCCAAATGTGTTTACAAATATTCTCACGTCTGACATTCatggggcaaaataaaaaataccaATAAATGTCAACCTGTCTCCAATGTTCTGGAGCAGTCTAGTAACCCTATGCAAAAGGCTAGCTGGAAAACCAAAAAGTAAAATACTATGTTCAAATCAGAGGGAAAGAAATCCTTTGAAATAAACACATTATGCACAGATCTAcaattaaaacttttattttttattttattttttttttttgccatagaaAGCTCTAAGAACTACTACCTCAAGTATCGGTTAATGAAAagtagaacttaaaaaaaaaagatatcctaAGGAAAAGACTGTACAAATATATACATTACAGTATTGTAAAAATGAACAAAGTCCAACATGATAGAACAGTTTAGAGAGCACAGAGCTGAAATTTTCATTCATTAATACAGCTTGTCCACTTTTTCTGCCTTGCCATAATCTCTCTAACGTGacagcaaaaataaataagaagCCGGTCAGTGCAATAAGCACTGATCTAGTGATGTACACTAGAAAACTGTACTAGAAATTCCCATTGTTACAACGCTATGGGAAAAAAAATGGAACCCACCATTACATTTTGACAAATGACCTTTTACTAAAGACTTTCCCAATACAAATGCTCTTCATACTTCAAATAAAGTTATGTGTACCTGGTTGGCTATTGAAAGTTCCATTATTTTAAAACTGCATGATTTGCATAATTTTTACTTGAGTTTAAATAATTCATAAAAAAAATTGCCCTGTCACATCAAGGACATGTTAATGGAAAAATCAACTACAacatactctccccccccccccccaggtgcaccagAAAAAGAATATAAAAGCTTAAAAGACTCTGAACTATTGAACAATTTGACGCAATGTTTCCCACCCAATTACCTTATCATACACTAAATACAGGATGTTGGGGGTCTGCCTGCCACATGATTTTGAATCCACGAAAATtaacactcaagaaaaaaaaagttgaagaccCCCATAAGCACCAATTTATCTCTTTAGTACACATATAGTAAAGCTGAAGGTCTACACTCTCTCTAGGCTGCACTTCTCTGTACTCATCCAAATATGACTGCTTAAAATGTCACTTGAAATTTAAccataaaatatacaaaaaaaaaaaaaaaaaaacattaacagtGCATCCTGCATTGAAACAGCAATTTTAGCACTAGTGCTTTTGAATGGAAAAACTAAGAACAGCTCATTAGCTTTGCAAAGATCTCAGTTTCTATTTCTTGGACAGGTCAGGACTGGCAACGTTGCCCCAAAGACTGAATACTGCAAATGGTTAAGTCCCGCACATCACACAATTGcaacatttagggggtcttttactaagccatggtagaaatcagctggtggtaaacaccaagacacccattatatttctataggtgtctcggcatttaccgccagctgatttctaccgtgagctctgatttctactgtgaactaaaaacgctaccgcggcttagtaaaacccCTTTAGTGACCATACTTGGGGTACATACATACCAGCTTCCAGAAAGAGCCAAGTTCTCTGGCTCCTGGCCCAAGGACTGTCGTAGCAATGTCTGGGCttcatggaaggatggcagagttTCTAAAATGAGGGGAAATTCCAGGTAACTATCAATGGAAGCCCACAACACTGTTACCCAATATAGGCAAGATCCAACGGAGCTACAGTCCCACAAAAGCCAAAGAAAACAGTATACAGTGATTCTGAAGGTGATACTATACACTGAAATGACTAACCACTTAAAGGGGACACATTTCCTAAATATTTACTACTTTGCCAAGTCATTTCACACAGTACCCTGTACTTACTAGGATAATCCCTTCCCTCACTACGTATCTTCAAAGGTAAACTGACCAGATTTCAGAGGAGAAGAGACCTGCAATAGTCTCTTCGGGAAAAAACACTCATCACCAGATTTGGGTCAGAATGGAAACCACCTTCACTGCCTACGGATGCACAGTACAAacaagggaggagaggagaacaGGGCTTGCCTATGTCTGGATTAGGCAGTAAGTATCAGCATTAGGAAGTGAGAAGCTGGATTCCATGGATCCGTTTTGGCCTAAGAAACTTTACCAATATAGGTAAGTAAGCTGATGTCAAAAAGGCAATACAGTAGCTATCTACTAATTTCTGATCAGTTTTTGAAAAGCCTGAATGCACTACCAGCTCAGTTTTTCTGGGAATCACGAACATATTTTAGGTTGAGGTTTGTACAGTCCAAAACCAGATAAATGCTCATCCTTTATTTTACAACAGAAAAGTTTTAAACATTCCAGGTAGCCAGCACTATAATCTCCTTTCCATCTAAAAAAGAAGTGTTTACACTTTGTCCTAAACTGTTTACAAACTGCAACAAGTTCACTGTATTAGGAATGCTAAACTATGTAAAGTTTCTGACATGCTTAAATTAAAAATTACCGTTGCTTTTTCCAAGTTGGGAATTTTTCTTTTTGTCACtacattatttttctttattcctctttttgtaatttttttttaattttttttacacaAGTGCCTAATGTACCAATCGCAAAGGACAGAGGCAATATTCCTTGTCATAAAACCAAAAATGATATGCCCATATGTCATAAAAATGCCAACATCTacaatatttaatttaaaaaaataaaagaatagttTAATCCTCCCAGGTATGTCACTTACCACTGAAACAATTTGTCAATACTGATATTATGTCAAGTCCTCTTACCAGCTGTTCAAAAATGCAGTAGTCTCACATATGGAAATATGGATTTACAGTACTCTTAGacaaaacataatttaaaaagcACCATTTGCTGTGtggctgtgtgtgtgtctgtgtttctgtctgtcGGTCTAATACATATTACAATTATAAGCAAATAGGCCACTTCACTCTTTACCTCAGTACATTGGTACACTGCATAACCTAGTTCATTATTTTCCCATGCACTGTTATTGATCATACATGTAATTACTTATTTGCATACTGCAAAAGACTACAACCCAATGGTCCAGCCACTTAATACTCTCAGTTTATCAAGCAGACAAAAATAGCTTCACACTGGTTCAGCAACAGTTCATTTTCCCCTGTGACAGATGTCACTAGAGAGGagcagtcttccagaagctagcCCAAAAAGTAATTCTGTCAGACACAGTGGACTGGTTATTTTGGACCCTTGCAGCAACCTTCTTCCAACTATCCTGTTGGCTCTTAAGATGCATTGCTTTTGTGGCCAACTTTAAACCATACAATGCACAAAATGACTGCACTTCAAAGGCTGCGGTCTCATTGCTAAACAATGTCTAAGTAATTCAGCAGTAAAGTGCTAACATATAACGGGAAAACAAAAGTTTACATGACAGCAGGCCTTTTCATGTATTTAGGAAATACCTGATTATTTGTTGTGAAAAATATTGTCTTTccaatttacttttttttaataatttttaaatgGATGAACTGGACACTATGTTGCCAGTTCTGTACACATTTGCTTTCATCACAACGTTCAAGTAAATGTTCAGATGAGTTTAAGCTACCCATTAGCTGTAACTACATATAACCTACCCAAACCCTAGCCTCGGTAGACATTAACATGTTTTCAGTTTaaggattttatttattaaattcatTAGTTTCGTCTTTCTTATGCTGGAGCTAAACACAGCTCAGTAAGACTCTGGAATTACAAATTCAAATTCATTACTGCCTTCCGAGACATTCGGCTTAAATAATGTTTGACTTCCCTGCTGAATGAAGATGTCGTCCCAAGTCATTTGCTTAGGTTGAGGAACAGGGGCTGTTCCTTCAACAGGTGTCTCATTCTTGTTGTTGTCAACATGATAGACAATTCCGTCCTCGTTTATGATTGGGATACTGGTAGAAGTATCAGTGATATATGCATACTGCCTGATCTGCAGAGACCTGCATGGATGCAAGCGGTAAAGCTTAGAGTCTCCAGAAGGATCCTGACTATGGACAGACCTAATATGTGAAGCCATAACTTGATAGTTGATGAATGTTTTGCCACATGTCAAGCACTGGTAGCGTCGCTCTCCCGTATGGTGTATTTCATGCTTTGTGCGGTACTCTGCAAGAGGAAAAACTTTGTCACAGTAACGACAAGGGTATTTCTTTTCCCAGGAATGAACATTAAAATGTCTCCGTAAACTTGTAAGACACACATAAGATCGCTTACATACAATGCAAATGTAATAGACTTTTCCATCCACTATGAGTTCATAGTGGTCATCATGTTTTAGTTTCATCCGTTTGTTTAAGGAACCTTCACCAGATGTTTGTGGGAAACCACTATTCAGCCTTGATTCCCCTTCTTCGGGATCATCTTTGACAGGAATTACAATATCATATGTATCTTCACCAATGTTGGCATACACTTTGCAACCAGTCGATAATCCTTCTATCTCTGAAGCTGTGTCCAATGTTATGATCTTCTTCCCACCCATAATGTGCTGAGACCCTAAACCTGTCATGGAATCTCTATTACCTCCAGGAACAACATCACAAACTTTCAGTTTGAATGCTCCAGGTTTGGAAGATGATTGCTGTCTAAAGGTAACCACATGTTTTTTCTGAAATCCTGACCCACTGAAAGCCGTTACTGCCCCTGTAGCAGTCTGGTCTGTTACTGAGCCCATCATTAAATTTGTACTAGAAGCACAACTGCGATCGAGGCTAATCTCAGATTTGGGAAAAATCACAGAATTAGATGGCTGCTGCTTGTGCACTAGCAGATTAACTGTAGGTTGCTTCTGGTATGAAGAATTTATGATAGGCGAAGCAAGATGAGTAGAAGGATTGAGATGATGTGGATTTAACACAATCGTATTGAGAGCCAGAAGCTTTTGAGTTGGGACAAGTGATTCGCCACTAGGTTGCAACTGGTTTGGACCTGACAAGTTATTGACGGATGCAGTAACCTTTTGAGATGACATAACAGGTTTGTGTAGTGGCTGACTTGGAGGATTTGCATTTGGAACAAACTGAGTTGGAGCAGGAGACCTACTATTATTGCTATTGGTCTTTTGGTCCGACACAATTGTAGCATTTGGAGTAGGCTGCTGCTGTGGTGTTTCAGCGCTATGTGATGGACGTTCTTTTGGAGGCACCAGCTCAGAGCAAAAAAttacatcatcatcatcatctgagATATTCTCCCTTGAGTCAGCAGCTTTTTTAGATATAGAAAGTTTATCACCATATAAAGAAAAGGCTTCAGTTATGACAGGCATCACACCAGGTACCTCTTGATTCAGTCCAGCTTTTGCAGATTGATTTGTGGAGGGCTGTGTTTCAGAATCTTTTTGATCAGAGCTAGGTGGTGATTCTTCTGGACTGCCATCTTTGCCTCCATCTGAAATGTTTTTCACCTGTGACAGAGGGATGCCCAGatctgctataaacttaactccCAACAATTGCCCAGATTTGATCAACTCTTCCAGTGAATCAGATCTAATGCGGACTATTTTAGAACTGTAAATGTAATTGAGTATTTCTGCAAAGATTTCTGCTCGTACAAAACTCAGTTCAACAACTTGCCCAGCCACAGAGAACAGCTGATGAAAATATGTGCTGGATGCAGATAGGATATTTCTGTGGGCTCGAAACTTTCTGTCCTCCACAATAATCGTTACATCACAGAACAAACCATGGATACGCTGTTCATTCAAAGATTTTAAGAGAGTACCAGAGTACTGAGTATCTGTTGCTGAAATCAACTTTTTGCTCTCCATgcctaaaaggaaaaaaaaaaggataaatcaTTACATATATACTATACTCCAATCACATTAAATGTTTCCTAAAATAAGCCTGTGACCTTAGACATTTGTGAatttctggatgatttttttaaaaaatcaatcacttatttggatttaattcacaccttttttttgtagtagctcaaagtgagttacattcagaaacAGAGAATTACTAAAGGTGGTTAGATGGCTCTTACATCCAGCAATTATTTTTGCTACTTCAACTTTAACAGCTTCTGCATTTGCTGGTTTTTAGATTCAAGATTGAGTCTGCGGGAAGGAGTTTGGATCTTCTGAATCATTCGCTGTCCCCCTTCAGCGGAACTGAGATATTGAGGCTGACTGTAGCAAAAGGTGATGTGGGCTTGTTGAGAAAATTTACAGAAGGATCACACTGCTTAGATCCTTGGCCTGGTGGGTTTTTACAGGACTCTCCAGATAAGATTCTGTGTAAGCTGACAGTTTGTGACAATGGTTCTACAGGAAGGAAGCTATCCTTTGGAGACATAATTCttactcctccacttgaaacTTAGTTCTAATGAAGCTACTTCTTTGTTATGAGCCTATAGCTAGTCTACCAGTGTTGGGTAAAATGGTGGAGACAGTAGTGGCTTCTCAGCTTTAGGGCTATCTAGAAATATCCCTAGATGGTAGATAGTCTGGGTTTCATCCTATGTATAGCACTGAAAAAGTATACTAATGCCTTAGTTATGTATTATATTTAATTTTGGATGAGGAGAAGAAGGCTATACTTATACAGTTTATCAACATTTGATTTGAATCAATTACACTCTGTTGTTAAGAAAACTTAATTTGGGACTAGCAGAGATGAAGTTAAAATGGCTCACAGAATTTCTCGTCAATAGGAGGTACAAGGtgaagtgggtgggggggggacttTTATGAAGCATGAAAACCAGGTTGTGGGTGTCCCGAAGGATTCAccagtttcctttattttatttgcttggatttgcccacacctttttcagtagtagctcaaggtgatttacattcaggtacagtaggtattttaatgtttttcttaGTAGAGAGAGCTTTGGACATCTCATACTATATTTATGCTGATCCTTTTTCAAACCTCTTTAGCTTAAGACATATGATTTGGTGCATTGGCAAACTGCTTAATACTGAATCCAGTAAAGACCAATTTAATGTATATTGGGAATCAAATAAGCAAATTCCTGAGCCGACTCCTGTCTTAGCTGACATTACTGTGATCTCACAATTTTGGGTGTAGCTTTTGTTTCTCATTAACTATGAAAACTATATAGGGACAGGTGGTGAAAAACGTCCCTGTATTTTTGAATTATATTCATCAAATTAGGGCCCATCTGGTGGACCCTTATGTGGTTGAAGTGGTACAGGTGATTAATCTTTTTTAGCTTGATTACTCTAACATAGCCTACTAGGGACTTTCTACTAGATTGCAATTGAGACAATCTTTCCAAAATAAAACCAGCAAACTGGTCTTAAGAGACATgctatccctcccccccaccctttttttttcttttgacagcACTCCACTGGCTGTCTCTTCATATGAGAATATAGTTTAAAATAATATACCTGTCCTTTAAGATTCTTTACAGTATGGCTCCATCATATGGCAGCTTGATCATCCCAGATTACTTGATCAGTGAGAACAAGTTAAGTTATTGCAACCATCACAAGGGGGCTTCAttacaaatggtcttttgatgaaGGGTTCTGTTGTAATACTGCTTGGTTTGGAAGTCTCTctcatgtcacttcactggcttccgatcaggtaccgaatacagttcaagcttctcctcctaacctacaaatgcactcagtccacagcccctcattaactctctaccctcatctccccttacgttcccacccgaaacctccgctcaccggacaaatccctcctctcagtaccctttctccaccaccgccaactccaggctccgccctttctgcctcgcctcaccctatgcttgaaataaacttcctgagcccattcgccaagccccctccctgcccatcttcaaatccttgctaaaagcccacctcttcaatgtagccttcggcacctaacctttatacctctattcaggaaatccagactgccccaatttgactgactgcacatttgttctttagattgtaagctccttgagcagggactgtccttctctgttaaactgtacagcgctgcgtaaccctagtagctctttagaaatgttaagtagtagtagtcatgtcAGAGTTCAGGATGTCTACTACTTTCAGTTTATTGTCTAGTTAAGACCTAGATGTTTAGTTTTTATTGAACATATGAACATACAGGCAACCATGAAACAGAGATGAGTTCAATTTTACTTAGGAAAATTCCCATCCCCTACTCCCATCCCGCCACCAAACAAAACTTCTTGCAGTAAAATGGTCAACGATATCATGAAACCTGCCCCCTCAAACTTtcatcccccctaccctcccaccaACAGACACATCATTGGGAGGCTGTACTCAAATCTCCTGACAGCAAGCAGAATTATATCCCCGATACTCACAACAGATATAAGGTATTCAACACCAAACTTTGTGCCTTATGACACTGTTTGCAAATAATCATTCCAAACAGAGAGAAACAGTTTTCATCTTTTGAGGAAATGTTAGTATCTCTCGATTCCAATAACATCAAGCAATGCAACCGGAGTTGCCACTGCCAAAAGAATGGAGGGTCTTGACTAATCCATCTTTGCAAactacattcccccccccccccccccccccccagaatacaTGCCCTATGTATAAATAAGCTTTGACATTTCCCTTGGAAGGCAGAATGCTGCTCCCTGATCTAAAATGACATCCAAAGTGGAACATGTGACAGGCTGGCCAACCACTCTCGTAAGATAACTGAAAAGTCGCTTCCAGAACACCAATATAGGAGAGCATTTCCAAAAAGATCGAAAAGTATATAAATTACAGCACAGAACGACCTGTCAGTTGTCCTATGTGGTTTACATTTTAGAATGTGTCTGCTACAATGATGTATGTTGGAAAAATCATAAGACGTTTACATCAGAGGATCACAGAACACCGTTCTTGTGTGCAGTAGAAACAATCTGGGGCACCTCTTGATGCATATTGCCTAGCAAAAGGACATACCTTTGATTCTTTCAAATGTTTTATTATagactatgcccccccccccccaatcttcgaGTAGGTGATCATGATACTGCTTTGCCTAGACGGAAGCAACGATGGATACATACGCTGCAACGTTTAGAACAGAGGGGTTTAAATTCACACACTGAATggacagcgttttttttttttgtaaacaggtTTTTGAAATAGAAGGGAGACCCTCAAAATGCGGAAGGGAGTGGAGAAGTCAGTTATAGAATTTTTTTGACAAACACTGGGTGCATAAATGTTACAAAACACATATGTAGTTCTATCCACAGTTAAATGAAGTATAACATATCTGCCCCGTCTCTATCAGCCACTATACGATGgatggaaaaattagttcttacctgataattttctttccatcagTTCTaagagatcaatccagagacttgtaggttatgtccctctaccagcagatggagagagagagaacttcagagataGCTAGCTATATGTGCAGCCAGCTTCTCTTCAGTATGGTCGATACCAATGCAGTGGAAAATTCAGAAATCCCAATGAAACGAACACTCTCCTGCATCCGTGAATCCAATTTGGAACCTCAACTGCCAAGGCAGGAGGCGGCAGCACACCACCAAAGTGGATACTGCAATAATCATGTTTCTATACATCGTCTTCAgttttgtcactttttttttttta
The genomic region above belongs to Microcaecilia unicolor chromosome 7, aMicUni1.1, whole genome shotgun sequence and contains:
- the ZBTB33 gene encoding transcriptional regulator Kaiso, which codes for MESKKLISATDTQYSGTLLKSLNEQRIHGLFCDVTIIVEDRKFRAHRNILSASSTYFHQLFSVAGQVVELSFVRAEIFAEILNYIYSSKIVRIRSDSLEELIKSGQLLGVKFIADLGIPLSQVKNISDGGKDGSPEESPPSSDQKDSETQPSTNQSAKAGLNQEVPGVMPVITEAFSLYGDKLSISKKAADSRENISDDDDDVIFCSELVPPKERPSHSAETPQQQPTPNATIVSDQKTNSNNSRSPAPTQFVPNANPPSQPLHKPVMSSQKVTASVNNLSGPNQLQPSGESLVPTQKLLALNTIVLNPHHLNPSTHLASPIINSSYQKQPTVNLLVHKQQPSNSVIFPKSEISLDRSCASSTNLMMGSVTDQTATGAVTAFSGSGFQKKHVVTFRQQSSSKPGAFKLKVCDVVPGGNRDSMTGLGSQHIMGGKKIITLDTASEIEGLSTGCKVYANIGEDTYDIVIPVKDDPEEGESRLNSGFPQTSGEGSLNKRMKLKHDDHYELIVDGKVYYICIVCKRSYVCLTSLRRHFNVHSWEKKYPCRYCDKVFPLAEYRTKHEIHHTGERRYQCLTCGKTFINYQVMASHIRSVHSQDPSGDSKLYRLHPCRSLQIRQYAYITDTSTSIPIINEDGIVYHVDNNKNETPVEGTAPVPQPKQMTWDDIFIQQGSQTLFKPNVSEGSNEFEFVIPESY